One Lentimicrobiaceae bacterium DNA window includes the following coding sequences:
- a CDS encoding DUF1015 domain-containing protein produces the protein MAILKPFKGLRPPKKIVKELASRPYDVLNSAEARVEAGGNDYSLLHIIKPEIDLPVGIDEHDEAVYNKAKENFEKFQKNNWLVQDNEECLYIYAQTMNGKTQYGIVGCAGVQDYMNGIIKKHELTRKDKEEDRMKHVRITNANMEPVFFTYPNVKEIDEIVAKFVKENEPEYDFTSVDGFGHHFWVIRDKTLVQRIVDLFAKVPYTYVADGHHRTAAAALVGNEKKSNNPNHTGNEEYNFFLAVHFPADQLTIIDYNRVVKDLNGLSNADFLAKLGKVFDITEKGNEIYKPCCLHNFSMYIDGKWYSMTAKPGTFNDNDPIGVLDVTILSKLVLDDVLGIKDLRTDKRIDFVGGIRGLGELKKRVDSNEMKVAFALYPVSMKQLINIADTGNIMPPKTTWFEPKLRSGLVVHKLD, from the coding sequence ATGGCTATACTAAAACCTTTTAAAGGACTGCGTCCTCCAAAAAAAATCGTAAAAGAACTTGCTTCACGTCCTTACGACGTACTTAATTCTGCCGAAGCACGCGTGGAAGCCGGTGGAAACGACTATTCGCTTCTGCACATCATAAAACCTGAAATTGATCTTCCTGTTGGCATTGACGAACACGACGAAGCTGTTTACAACAAGGCAAAAGAAAACTTTGAAAAATTCCAGAAAAACAACTGGTTGGTACAGGACAATGAAGAATGCCTTTATATTTATGCCCAGACCATGAACGGCAAAACCCAGTACGGGATTGTCGGCTGTGCCGGTGTGCAGGATTATATGAACGGTATCATAAAAAAACATGAACTTACCCGTAAGGACAAGGAAGAAGACCGCATGAAACATGTACGCATCACCAATGCCAACATGGAACCGGTATTTTTTACTTATCCCAACGTTAAGGAAATAGATGAAATTGTTGCTAAGTTTGTTAAGGAAAATGAACCGGAATATGATTTCACTTCCGTAGATGGCTTTGGACATCATTTCTGGGTAATCCGTGACAAGACTCTCGTACAGCGCATCGTTGACTTATTTGCTAAAGTACCTTATACTTATGTTGCCGACGGACATCACCGTACTGCTGCCGCTGCTTTGGTTGGAAACGAAAAGAAAAGCAATAATCCAAATCACACCGGTAACGAAGAATATAACTTCTTCCTTGCCGTACATTTTCCTGCCGACCAGTTAACAATCATTGATTACAACCGCGTGGTGAAAGACCTGAACGGACTGTCAAATGCCGATTTCTTAGCCAAACTTGGCAAAGTTTTCGATATTACCGAAAAAGGCAACGAAATTTACAAACCCTGCTGCCTGCATAATTTCAGCATGTATATTGATGGAAAATGGTACAGCATGACTGCCAAACCTGGAACCTTCAACGACAACGATCCGATAGGTGTGCTGGATGTTACCATACTTTCCAAATTAGTTTTAGACGATGTATTAGGCATCAAAGACCTGCGTACCGACAAACGTATTGACTTTGTTGGTGGAATCCGCGGCTTGGGCGAACTGAAAAAACGGGTGGACAGCAACGAAATGAAGGTTGCTTTTGCATTGTATCCGGTTTCTATGAAGCAGTTAATCAACATTGCTGATACCGGTAACATCATGCCACCAAAAACTACCTGGTTCGAGCCCAAACTTCGGAGCGGTTTAGTTGTTCATAAACTTGATTAA
- a CDS encoding metallophosphoesterase: MNYLNLFLILLFFNFTSCEDTFQYSPYVSIDKLKYRELNNKNYNEIKNSIQNQDTFAFTIISDSHAYYDDFYGAINTLNRNVESAFTIHTGDFSDCGLLWEYNNNFKIIEKLNKPYLVVIGNHDYLSNGSDIYNHYFGKKNFSIRIGKNKLVFFDDIVWESIIHHPDFEWLENEISSTGSDTNVFVVTHIPPWTDQLVGEKEEIFRKMMAAHDVKAVFCGHEHNFEMKDYYQDSVIYAISGSVCKRNYLQVNITGKTFNIKCIKF, translated from the coding sequence ATGAACTATTTGAATTTATTTTTAATACTCCTTTTTTTCAACTTTACAAGCTGCGAAGATACTTTTCAATACAGCCCCTATGTTTCTATTGATAAGCTGAAATATAGAGAGTTAAATAATAAAAACTATAATGAAATAAAAAATAGCATTCAGAATCAGGATACATTTGCCTTTACTATAATCAGCGATAGCCATGCCTATTATGATGATTTTTATGGAGCCATTAATACTCTGAATAGAAACGTAGAAAGTGCTTTTACCATTCATACTGGTGATTTTTCTGATTGCGGATTGTTATGGGAATACAATAATAATTTCAAAATCATTGAAAAATTAAATAAGCCCTATTTAGTTGTTATTGGAAATCATGACTATTTATCTAATGGCTCTGATATTTATAATCATTATTTTGGAAAGAAAAATTTTTCCATAAGGATAGGGAAAAATAAGCTGGTATTTTTTGATGATATTGTTTGGGAAAGTATTATCCATCATCCAGATTTTGAATGGTTAGAAAATGAAATTTCTTCTACTGGAAGTGATACAAACGTATTTGTAGTAACCCATATTCCTCCCTGGACAGACCAGTTAGTCGGAGAAAAAGAAGAAATCTTCAGAAAAATGATGGCTGCCCATGATGTAAAAGCGGTTTTTTGCGGGCATGAACATAACTTTGAAATGAAAGATTATTACCAGGACAGCGTAATTTATGCAATTAGCGGTAGTGTTTGCAAACGTAATTATCTTCAGGTAAATATAACGGGAAAGACTTTTAATATAAAATGTATTAAATTTTGA
- a CDS encoding MarR family transcriptional regulator, whose amino-acid sequence MDAAELVLKTLKDAGVPMKSGEVAEKAGIDKAEVDKIIKKLKKEEKIISPKMCFYQAK is encoded by the coding sequence ATGGATGCCGCAGAATTAGTTCTCAAAACCTTAAAGGATGCCGGAGTGCCCATGAAATCCGGTGAAGTTGCCGAAAAAGCTGGCATTGACAAAGCGGAAGTGGATAAGATCATCAAGAAACTGAAAAAAGAAGAAAAGATCATTTCGCCTAAAATGTGCTTTTACCAAGCAAAGTAA
- a CDS encoding 3-phosphoglycerate dehydrogenase produces MKKILVATEKPFAKVAVDGIRKVVEAAGYELVLLESYKSKAELLGAVANADAMIVRSDIVDREVVEAAKNLKIVVRAGAGYDNLDLAACTEKGIVAMNTPGQNSNAVAELALGMMVFMARGMYNGKSGSELKGKKLGIQAYGAVGRLVAKIAKGFGMEIYAFDPFVSKEAIEKDGVHCIEKLEDLYSTCQYVSLHIPATAETKKSINFNLLSRMPKGAVLVNTARKEVINEEELLKMFAERPDFKYLSDIEPECKAEIAEKYAGRYFFTPKKMGAQTEEANINAGIAAANQIADFFTTGNKKFQLNK; encoded by the coding sequence ATGAAAAAAATATTAGTTGCAACCGAAAAACCCTTTGCAAAAGTTGCCGTGGACGGCATCCGCAAAGTAGTGGAAGCTGCCGGCTACGAACTGGTACTTCTGGAAAGTTATAAAAGCAAAGCCGAATTGCTTGGCGCTGTTGCCAATGCCGATGCTATGATTGTTCGCAGCGACATTGTTGACCGCGAAGTTGTAGAGGCTGCCAAAAATCTGAAGATTGTTGTACGTGCCGGTGCCGGTTACGATAACCTCGATTTGGCTGCATGTACTGAAAAAGGCATCGTTGCCATGAATACTCCCGGACAAAACTCTAATGCCGTTGCCGAACTGGCACTTGGCATGATGGTTTTTATGGCTCGCGGAATGTACAATGGCAAATCAGGAAGTGAATTAAAAGGTAAAAAATTAGGTATTCAGGCTTACGGCGCCGTTGGTCGTCTTGTAGCCAAAATTGCCAAAGGTTTTGGTATGGAAATCTATGCTTTCGATCCATTCGTTTCCAAAGAAGCCATTGAAAAAGATGGTGTTCATTGCATCGAAAAATTGGAAGATTTGTACAGCACCTGTCAGTATGTTTCGTTACATATCCCGGCAACTGCCGAAACAAAGAAATCAATCAACTTCAATCTTCTTTCAAGAATGCCTAAAGGTGCCGTATTGGTAAATACTGCCCGTAAGGAAGTTATCAACGAAGAAGAATTGCTGAAGATGTTTGCCGAACGTCCCGACTTTAAATACCTAAGCGATATTGAACCGGAATGCAAAGCCGAAATCGCCGAAAAATATGCCGGACGCTACTTCTTTACCCCCAAGAAAATGGGTGCCCAGACCGAAGAAGCCAACATCAATGCAGGCATTGCTGCCGCAAACCAGATTGCTGATTTCTTTACTACCGGAAATAAAAAATTCCAATTAAATAAATAA